From one Rhizobium rosettiformans genomic stretch:
- a CDS encoding MFS transporter, which yields MHDIRPLIPLLITAGILIGGNGLQGTFISLRGIEEGFSTSVIGMVGTGYFLGFVIGCVYITKVMRAIGHIRAFSALAAIASAASIMMVLVIDPISWFLMRLVQGICFAGLFAVVESWLNARVTNATRARTLSVYRFVDLGSVTAAQYMIPLFGVSGFDLFAIIAMALSLSLVPISFADKSSPAPPKDVKFDIKVLWSVSPLATVGCIVIGLTNSSFRSLGPIYADGIGMSVTAIATFMSIGIFAGIVLQYPLGHYSDKLDRRVIILVSTIGALLASVFLAFLAGDGELANFIGIFAFGAFALPLYSLCSAHANDHAAPGQHALVSAGTLFFWSIGAVVGPLIASFLMEVFGPHALFAYVIVVLTFFAAYTLARIQTRDAVPTEKRRMRFRSLLRTSTFFSKLATPPNEKDGG from the coding sequence ATGCATGATATCCGCCCTCTCATTCCCCTCCTCATCACCGCCGGCATCCTGATCGGCGGCAACGGCCTACAGGGCACCTTCATCTCGCTGCGTGGCATCGAGGAAGGGTTCAGCACTTCGGTCATCGGCATGGTCGGTACGGGCTATTTCCTCGGCTTCGTGATCGGCTGCGTCTACATCACCAAGGTCATGCGGGCGATCGGCCATATCCGCGCCTTCTCGGCGCTGGCCGCCATCGCGTCCGCCGCCTCGATCATGATGGTGCTGGTGATCGACCCGATCTCCTGGTTTCTGATGCGCCTCGTGCAGGGCATCTGCTTTGCCGGCCTGTTTGCCGTCGTCGAAAGCTGGCTCAACGCCCGCGTCACCAATGCCACCCGGGCGCGCACCCTCTCCGTCTATCGCTTCGTCGATCTCGGCTCGGTGACGGCGGCGCAGTACATGATCCCGCTCTTCGGGGTCTCCGGCTTCGACCTCTTCGCGATCATCGCCATGGCGCTTTCGCTATCCCTCGTGCCGATCTCCTTTGCCGACAAGTCGAGCCCCGCGCCGCCGAAGGACGTCAAGTTCGACATCAAGGTCCTGTGGTCCGTCTCGCCGCTAGCGACCGTCGGCTGCATCGTCATCGGGCTCACCAATTCGAGCTTCCGCTCGCTCGGGCCGATCTATGCCGATGGCATCGGCATGTCGGTGACGGCGATCGCGACCTTCATGAGCATCGGCATCTTTGCCGGCATCGTGCTGCAATATCCGCTCGGCCATTACTCCGACAAACTGGACCGGCGCGTCATCATCCTTGTCTCGACGATCGGGGCACTGCTTGCCTCGGTCTTCCTCGCCTTTCTGGCAGGCGATGGGGAGCTTGCCAACTTCATCGGCATCTTCGCCTTCGGCGCCTTTGCCCTGCCGCTTTATTCGCTGTGTTCGGCGCATGCCAATGACCATGCAGCACCGGGCCAACATGCGCTGGTCTCGGCCGGAACGCTGTTCTTCTGGTCGATCGGCGCAGTCGTCGGCCCGCTGATCGCCTCCTTCCTGATGGAGGTCTTCGGGCCGCATGCGCTGTTTGCCTATGTGATCGTCGTCTTGACCTTCTTCGCCGCCTATACACTCGCTCGCATCCAGACGCGCGATGCCGTGCCGACGGAGAAGCGGCGGATGCGCTTCCGCAGCCTGCTGCGCACCTCGACCTTCTTCAGCAAGCTCGCGACGCCGCCGAACGAAAAGGACGGCGGCTGA
- a CDS encoding ABA4-like family protein, translating to MNPDTVFSLASSAAMTGWLLLILAPRWGALIGFIRFGLIGALSLTYAVLVFVYFFRVEGGGFGSIAEVRVLFMSDPVLVAGWVHYLAFDLFIGTWIAGEADKRGYNRLLQAPMLVATFMFGPLGLLLFYLTRATEAALEPRKA from the coding sequence ATGAATCCCGATACCGTGTTTTCGCTTGCCAGCAGCGCGGCCATGACCGGCTGGCTGCTGCTCATTCTGGCGCCGCGATGGGGCGCCCTCATCGGCTTCATCCGTTTCGGCCTGATCGGCGCGCTGTCGCTCACCTATGCGGTGTTGGTCTTCGTCTATTTCTTCCGCGTCGAGGGCGGCGGCTTCGGCTCGATCGCCGAAGTCCGCGTACTGTTCATGAGCGATCCGGTGCTCGTGGCCGGCTGGGTGCATTACCTCGCCTTCGACCTCTTCATCGGCACATGGATTGCCGGCGAGGCCGACAAGCGCGGGTACAATCGCCTGCTGCAGGCGCCGATGCTGGTCGCCACCTTCATGTTCGGCCCGCTCGGGCTCCTGCTCTTTTATCTCACCCGCGCGACGGAAGCCGCGCTTGAGCCCCGAAAGGCCTGA
- a CDS encoding TetR/AcrR family transcriptional regulator, translating to MARQKSYHHGDLRQALIGTGLMMLEEQGLEGLTLRKLAARVGVSHAAPEHHFPTLRHLMTAFAVEGFRLFAASMREAMAAAPHDPAEQLRAASRGYLNFARSSPHLFRLMFTANRLDWDDPAIGPPANAAYAVLEEVSLPVARRMKLDTPEGRAAVEQLVWSQIHGHAHLMIDGKLPPEGDGGTGCEPFAAPLDLASVLLPE from the coding sequence ATGGCAAGACAGAAATCCTATCACCATGGCGACCTGCGCCAGGCGCTGATCGGCACCGGGCTCATGATGCTGGAGGAGCAGGGTCTCGAAGGCCTGACGCTCCGCAAACTCGCGGCGCGCGTCGGCGTTTCCCATGCGGCGCCCGAACATCATTTCCCGACCCTGCGCCACCTGATGACCGCCTTTGCCGTCGAGGGCTTCAGGCTCTTTGCCGCCTCGATGCGGGAAGCCATGGCGGCAGCCCCGCATGATCCGGCGGAGCAGCTACGGGCCGCCTCCCGCGGCTATCTGAACTTTGCGAGGTCCAGCCCACATCTCTTCCGCCTGATGTTCACCGCCAACCGCCTCGACTGGGACGACCCGGCCATCGGCCCGCCCGCCAACGCCGCCTATGCCGTGCTCGAGGAGGTCTCGTTGCCGGTGGCGAGGCGCATGAAGCTGGATACGCCGGAGGGCAGGGCGGCCGTCGAGCAACTGGTTTGGTCGCAGATCCATGGCCATGCCCATCTGATGATCGATGGCAAGCTGCCGCCGGAAGGCGATGGCGGCACGGGTTGTGAACCCTTTGCGGCGCCGCTGGATCTGGCGAGTGTGTTGTTGCCGGAGTAA
- a CDS encoding TetR/AcrR family transcriptional regulator, with translation MTNDPPDHRDRILDTAAEQVRRFGEAKTNVVDIAKAMGLSHSAIYRHFRSKADIFDALAARTMAEEAELAARFVNADGSAGDRLRGLVLALHRSKRAKLGDDPEIHGLYRRIVTERPDLVADYARRMTVLVRQVLEDGVNGGEFHIPELDAAAGVVRDAVTVFIHPAHVEQAVLVGLDMEPRLHAVMDALTLSFSASRRA, from the coding sequence ATGACAAATGACCCGCCCGACCACCGTGACCGCATCCTCGACACCGCTGCAGAGCAGGTTCGCCGCTTTGGCGAGGCAAAGACAAACGTGGTCGACATCGCCAAGGCCATGGGCCTGTCACATTCGGCGATCTATCGGCATTTTCGCTCGAAGGCGGATATCTTCGATGCCCTGGCTGCACGGACTATGGCCGAGGAGGCCGAACTGGCGGCCCGTTTCGTCAATGCCGACGGTTCTGCGGGCGACAGGCTGCGCGGTCTCGTCCTGGCGCTCCATCGCAGCAAACGCGCCAAGCTGGGGGACGACCCGGAGATCCATGGCCTCTACCGCCGGATCGTGACGGAACGTCCCGACCTCGTCGCCGACTATGCGCGACGCATGACCGTACTCGTCCGGCAGGTGCTGGAAGACGGGGTGAATGGGGGCGAGTTCCACATCCCCGAGCTTGACGCCGCCGCAGGCGTGGTTCGTGATGCGGTTACGGTTTTCATCCATCCCGCCCATGTGGAGCAGGCTGTCTTGGTCGGGCTTGATATGGAGCCAAGGCTTCATGCTGTGATGGATGCCCTGACACTCTCCTTTTCGGCATCCAGGCGGGCATGA
- a CDS encoding NAD-dependent epimerase/dehydratase family protein, whose translation MSSISTQPTPRLALVTGGSGFVGGHLIRRLLSDGWRVRALGRSTEALAGVQAMGAEPVAGDLVNLASLTQAMEGVEVVFHVAAHFKLWGPMSQFRQINVDGTRNVVEAAERAGVRRVVYVSAAAVIMGLPGPMHGATEAMALHKMSFAPYATSKAEAEEVLLAANGRRAGFSTVALRPPFIWGPDMPALDHMIETVRNGQFRWVGGGGQALSTCHVDNLCHALVLAADRGSGGEAFFVSDGEDTTLKSFLTRLLGSRGVTPKDRSVPFGVAWAMAGLMGAVWQAFRRKGEPPISRQMLRLIGKDFTIDISRARDELGYAPVISPADGMRRMCPGDAAPANTAVDQTRLAVA comes from the coding sequence ATGAGCAGCATTTCAACCCAGCCCACGCCCCGCCTTGCGCTTGTCACCGGAGGGTCCGGATTCGTCGGTGGGCATCTCATTCGGCGCCTGCTTTCGGACGGCTGGCGCGTCCGCGCGCTGGGGCGCAGCACAGAAGCGCTGGCAGGCGTCCAGGCGATGGGTGCAGAACCGGTCGCCGGCGACCTGGTGAACCTCGCCTCACTCACCCAGGCTATGGAGGGGGTGGAAGTCGTTTTCCACGTCGCAGCGCATTTCAAGCTCTGGGGACCGATGTCTCAGTTCCGCCAGATCAACGTTGACGGTACCCGCAATGTCGTAGAGGCGGCTGAGCGGGCCGGCGTGCGCCGCGTCGTCTATGTCAGCGCGGCTGCTGTCATCATGGGCCTTCCCGGACCGATGCATGGTGCGACCGAGGCCATGGCTTTGCACAAGATGTCATTTGCGCCTTATGCGACATCCAAGGCCGAAGCGGAGGAAGTGCTACTGGCGGCAAATGGCCGCCGTGCGGGGTTTTCCACGGTGGCCCTTCGCCCTCCCTTCATCTGGGGACCAGACATGCCGGCCCTTGACCACATGATCGAGACTGTTCGCAATGGGCAGTTCCGATGGGTAGGAGGTGGGGGACAGGCGCTATCCACCTGCCATGTCGATAACCTGTGCCACGCACTGGTCCTCGCCGCCGACCGCGGATCAGGCGGCGAAGCCTTCTTTGTCAGCGATGGCGAGGATACCACATTGAAGTCGTTCCTGACGCGGCTGCTTGGCAGTCGCGGCGTCACCCCCAAGGATCGTAGCGTGCCGTTCGGCGTTGCTTGGGCCATGGCCGGCCTTATGGGTGCGGTCTGGCAAGCCTTCCGCCGCAAGGGCGAGCCGCCGATCAGCCGGCAGATGCTGCGACTGATCGGCAAGGATTTTACCATCGACATAAGCCGCGCGCGAGATGAACTCGGCTACGCTCCGGTGATCTCGCCGGCGGACGGCATGCGCCGGATGTGCCCCGGTGATGCCGCTCCGGCTAACACGGCCGTCGATCAGACCCGTCTGGCGGTCGCGTGA
- the aspS gene encoding aspartate--tRNA ligase — MHRYRSHTCAALRKSDVGQTVRLSGWVHRVRDHGGVLFIDLRDHYGITQVVADPDSPAFKAAETVRGEWVIRIDGLVKARTDDTVNKNMPTGEIELYAQEIEVLSAAKELPLPVFGEPDYPEDVRLKYRFLDLRRDTLHKNIVKRTQIISAMRNGMAAAGFAEYSTPILTASSPEGARDFLVPSRIHEGKFFALPQAPQQYKQLLMVAGFDRYFQIAPCFRDEDPRADRLPGEFYQLDVEMSFVTQEDVWATMEPMMTEVFEQFAEGKPVTKEWPRIPYDVAIRKYGSDKPDLRNPIVMEGVTDHFRDSGFKVFAGMIASNPKVEIWAIPAKTGGSRAFCDRMNAWAQSTGQPGLGYIFWKEEDGKIAGSGPLAKNIGEERTEAIRQQLGLEPGDAAFFVAGDPAKFYKFAGEARTRAGEELNLVDRDRFEMCWIVDFPFYEYNEDEKKIDFAHNPFSMPQGGLEALESQDPLSLKAYQYDAVCNGFEIASGSIRNQSPELMVKAFEKVGLSQADVEERFGGMYRAFQYGAPPHGGCAFGIDRVVMLLVGAKNLREISIFPMNQQAQDLLMNAPSPATPAQLRDLALRVVPQPKKD, encoded by the coding sequence ATGCATCGTTACCGCAGCCACACCTGTGCCGCTCTTCGCAAGTCCGACGTCGGTCAGACCGTCCGCCTCTCGGGCTGGGTCCATCGTGTCCGTGACCATGGCGGCGTGCTCTTCATCGATCTGCGCGACCATTACGGCATCACCCAGGTCGTGGCCGATCCGGATAGCCCGGCCTTCAAGGCGGCCGAAACCGTGCGTGGCGAATGGGTCATCCGCATCGACGGCCTGGTCAAGGCCCGCACGGACGACACCGTCAACAAGAACATGCCGACCGGCGAGATCGAACTCTACGCTCAGGAGATCGAAGTTCTCTCGGCCGCCAAGGAATTGCCGCTGCCGGTCTTCGGCGAGCCCGACTATCCGGAAGACGTGCGCCTGAAGTACCGCTTCCTCGATCTGCGCCGCGACACGCTGCACAAGAACATCGTCAAGCGCACCCAGATAATTTCCGCCATGCGCAATGGTATGGCCGCTGCCGGCTTTGCCGAATATTCGACCCCGATCCTGACGGCCTCGTCGCCGGAAGGTGCGCGCGACTTCCTCGTGCCGAGCCGCATCCATGAAGGCAAGTTCTTCGCGCTGCCCCAGGCGCCGCAGCAGTACAAGCAGCTGTTGATGGTCGCCGGCTTCGACCGCTATTTCCAGATTGCACCGTGCTTCCGCGACGAAGACCCGCGCGCCGACCGTCTGCCGGGCGAATTCTACCAGCTCGATGTCGAGATGAGCTTCGTCACCCAGGAAGATGTCTGGGCGACGATGGAGCCGATGATGACGGAAGTCTTCGAGCAGTTCGCCGAAGGCAAGCCGGTCACCAAGGAATGGCCGCGCATCCCTTATGACGTCGCGATCCGCAAGTATGGCTCCGACAAGCCGGACCTGCGCAACCCGATCGTCATGGAAGGCGTCACCGACCACTTCCGTGATTCCGGCTTCAAGGTCTTCGCCGGCATGATCGCCTCGAACCCGAAGGTCGAGATCTGGGCAATCCCGGCCAAGACCGGCGGTTCGCGCGCTTTCTGCGACCGCATGAACGCCTGGGCGCAATCGACCGGCCAGCCGGGCCTCGGTTACATCTTCTGGAAGGAAGAGGACGGCAAGATTGCCGGCTCCGGCCCGCTCGCCAAGAACATCGGCGAAGAGCGCACCGAAGCGATCCGTCAGCAGCTTGGCCTTGAGCCGGGTGACGCCGCCTTCTTCGTCGCTGGCGACCCGGCCAAGTTCTACAAGTTTGCCGGTGAAGCCCGCACCCGCGCTGGCGAGGAACTGAACCTCGTCGATCGCGACCGTTTCGAAATGTGCTGGATCGTCGACTTCCCGTTCTACGAATACAACGAGGACGAAAAGAAGATCGACTTCGCCCACAACCCCTTCTCGATGCCGCAGGGTGGTCTGGAAGCGCTGGAAAGCCAGGATCCGCTGTCGCTCAAGGCCTATCAGTATGACGCGGTCTGCAACGGCTTCGAAATCGCCTCGGGCTCGATCCGTAACCAGTCGCCGGAACTGATGGTCAAGGCCTTCGAAAAGGTTGGCCTGTCCCAGGCGGATGTCGAGGAACGCTTTGGCGGCATGTACCGTGCCTTCCAGTACGGGGCACCTCCGCATGGCGGCTGCGCCTTCGGCATCGACCGCGTGGTCATGCTGCTCGTCGGCGCCAAGAACCTGCGCGAGATCTCGATCTTCCCGATGAACCAGCAGGCCCAGGACCTTCTGATGAACGCCCCGTCGCCGGCAACGCCAGCGCAGCTGCGCGATCTGGCCCTGCGCGTCGTGCCGCAGCCGAAGAAGGACTGA
- the parC gene encoding DNA topoisomerase IV subunit A — protein MGTNQLPPDEGGDHILPVDLKAALEERYLAYALSTIMHRALPDVRDGLKPVHRRIIHAMSEMGIRPNSAFKKCARIVGDVIGKFHPHGDQSVYDALVRLAQDFSQRYPVVDGQGNFGNIDGDSAAAYRYTEARMTDVAALLLEGIDQDAVDFRPTYNEEDDEPTVLPGAFPNLLANGASGIAVGMATSIPPHNAHELCDAALYLIKNPGAPVEELLADPAHPERGGIEGPDFPTGGVIVESRASMLETYRTGRGGFRVRAKWETEDLGRGGYQIIVTQIPFQVQKSRLIEKIAELLIARRLPLLEDVRDESAEDVRLVLVPKSRTVDATLLMESLFKLTELESRIPLNMNVLSQGKVPKVMALNEVLTEWLAHRKDVLIRRSKFRLAAIDRRLEILGGLLIAYLNLDEVIRIIREEDEPKPVLIAKWDLTDNQAEAILNMRLRNLRKLEEFEIRKEHEALSAEKAEIESLLASDDKQWQTVAWEIGEVKKKYAKATELGRRRTVFSDAPSADVEAIQQAMIEKEPITVVISEKGWIRALKGHISDTSSLTFKEGDALKVAFPAQTTDKILLVTTGGKVYTLGGDKLPGGRGHGEPLRIMVDMENDQDVLTAFVHDASRKLIFVSTAGNGFIVPEGEVVANTRKGKQIMNVGMPDEAKLVVPVSGDHLAVVGENRKLLVFPLTQIPEMTRGKGVRLQRYKDGGISDVKFLTMADGLTWADSAGRTFTKTKEELVEWQGDRASAGRLVPKGFPRSGKFSG, from the coding sequence ATGGGGACAAATCAGCTTCCGCCCGACGAGGGTGGCGATCACATTCTTCCGGTCGACCTGAAGGCGGCGCTCGAAGAGCGTTATCTCGCCTATGCCTTGTCGACGATCATGCATCGCGCGCTGCCGGACGTCCGCGACGGGCTCAAACCCGTGCATCGCCGCATCATCCACGCGATGAGCGAGATGGGCATCCGCCCGAACTCGGCGTTCAAGAAATGCGCCCGTATCGTCGGCGACGTCATCGGTAAGTTCCACCCGCATGGCGACCAGTCGGTCTATGATGCGCTGGTGCGCCTCGCGCAGGACTTCTCCCAGCGCTATCCGGTGGTGGACGGGCAGGGCAACTTCGGCAATATCGACGGCGACAGTGCAGCCGCCTATCGTTACACCGAAGCCCGCATGACCGACGTCGCGGCCCTTTTGCTCGAAGGCATCGACCAGGATGCTGTCGATTTTCGCCCGACCTATAACGAGGAAGACGACGAGCCGACGGTTCTGCCGGGCGCTTTCCCGAACTTGCTCGCCAATGGTGCCTCGGGGATCGCGGTCGGCATGGCGACGTCCATTCCGCCGCACAATGCCCATGAGCTCTGCGATGCGGCCCTCTATCTGATCAAGAACCCAGGTGCCCCCGTCGAGGAGCTGCTGGCAGATCCCGCCCATCCGGAACGCGGCGGCATCGAAGGACCCGACTTCCCGACCGGTGGCGTGATCGTCGAGAGCCGCGCCTCGATGCTCGAGACCTATCGCACCGGCCGCGGTGGTTTCCGCGTCCGTGCCAAATGGGAGACGGAAGACCTTGGCCGCGGCGGCTACCAGATCATCGTCACCCAGATCCCCTTCCAGGTGCAGAAGTCGCGCCTGATCGAAAAGATTGCCGAACTGCTCATCGCCCGCCGCCTGCCGCTCTTGGAAGACGTGCGCGACGAAAGTGCGGAAGATGTTCGTCTTGTGCTGGTGCCGAAGAGCCGCACGGTCGACGCCACGCTGCTGATGGAATCGCTCTTCAAGCTCACCGAGCTCGAAAGCCGTATTCCGCTCAACATGAACGTGCTGTCCCAGGGCAAGGTGCCCAAGGTCATGGCCCTCAACGAGGTGCTGACCGAGTGGCTCGCCCACCGCAAGGACGTGCTCATCCGTCGTTCGAAGTTCCGTCTGGCCGCCATCGACCGGCGCCTGGAAATCCTCGGCGGCCTCTTGATCGCCTATCTCAACCTCGACGAGGTGATCCGGATCATCCGCGAGGAGGACGAGCCGAAGCCTGTGCTGATCGCCAAATGGGATCTGACCGACAACCAGGCCGAAGCCATCCTCAACATGCGGTTGCGCAACCTTCGCAAGCTCGAAGAGTTCGAGATCCGCAAGGAGCATGAGGCGCTCTCGGCCGAGAAGGCCGAGATCGAATCCCTGCTCGCCTCCGATGACAAGCAGTGGCAGACCGTCGCCTGGGAAATCGGCGAGGTGAAGAAGAAATACGCCAAGGCGACCGAGCTCGGACGCCGCCGCACCGTCTTCTCCGACGCTCCCAGCGCGGATGTCGAAGCGATCCAGCAGGCGATGATCGAAAAGGAACCGATCACCGTCGTCATCTCCGAAAAGGGCTGGATCCGCGCGCTGAAGGGCCACATCTCCGACACCTCGTCGCTGACTTTCAAGGAAGGCGACGCGCTAAAGGTTGCCTTCCCGGCCCAGACGACAGACAAGATCCTGCTGGTGACCACGGGCGGCAAGGTCTACACGCTTGGCGGCGACAAGCTGCCCGGTGGCCGTGGCCACGGTGAGCCGCTGCGCATCATGGTCGACATGGAAAACGATCAGGACGTGCTGACCGCCTTCGTCCATGACGCAAGCCGCAAGCTGATCTTCGTCTCGACCGCCGGCAACGGCTTCATCGTGCCGGAAGGCGAGGTCGTCGCCAATACCCGCAAGGGCAAGCAGATCATGAATGTCGGCATGCCCGACGAGGCAAAGCTGGTGGTCCCCGTCAGCGGCGATCATCTGGCGGTCGTCGGCGAAAACCGCAAGCTGCTGGTTTTCCCGCTGACCCAGATCCCGGAAATGACCCGCGGCAAGGGCGTGCGCCTGCAGCGCTACAAGGATGGCGGCATCTCCGACGTCAAGTTCTTGACGATGGCAGACGGTCTGACCTGGGCCGACAGTGCCGGCCGCACCTTTACCAAGACCAAGGAGGAACTGGTCGAATGGCAGGGCGATCGCGCGTCTGCCGGCCGTCTGGTGCCTAAGGGCTTCCCGCGCAGCGGCAAGTTCTCGGGCTGA
- a CDS encoding cyclic nucleotide-binding domain-containing protein, with protein MSTVDATQRAGQPDFAEKLLKDTSIRVSDSYLDAFRSHVDPVHHEAGTILFRKGDDSHFAILIAEGEIEVYDEESGNVLAIAGEGSLIGELGLISGDPRSASARTLTPLRGWTIDRAQYREFLSDRPELATLFFRKIYAQLSASYGKLRQQFVALEEADRRYHALAFLFVTMVLMINIYALVNSLILTNLKVTHQSQVMFWTSRVMEVWGAFVIWGLTVRCGLTRHDMGIRMGNLWKSIGMGLAISAVALAAMAYFRIMLYPELQGTPILDPKLVTITVYTYIVVAPLQEWICRGVLLTAIADLMPGKTRPMSAIVITSLIFSTLHLHYSQSLAVVALVSGIVWGWLHLKYRNLAGPIVSHFILGNAATLMGVWSIWERG; from the coding sequence ATGAGCACGGTCGACGCAACGCAACGGGCCGGACAGCCTGATTTTGCCGAGAAGCTGCTGAAAGACACCTCCATCAGGGTGAGCGACAGCTATCTCGACGCCTTCCGCAGCCATGTCGATCCGGTGCACCATGAAGCCGGTACGATCCTCTTCCGCAAGGGAGACGATAGCCACTTTGCCATCCTGATCGCCGAGGGCGAGATCGAGGTCTATGACGAGGAGAGCGGCAATGTTCTCGCGATCGCCGGCGAAGGGTCCCTTATCGGGGAACTGGGGCTGATCAGCGGAGATCCGCGCAGTGCTTCGGCCAGAACGCTGACACCGCTGCGTGGCTGGACAATCGACCGCGCGCAGTATCGCGAGTTTCTCAGCGATCGGCCCGAGCTCGCCACCCTCTTCTTCCGCAAGATCTATGCTCAGCTGTCGGCGAGTTACGGCAAGCTCAGGCAGCAGTTCGTGGCGCTCGAGGAGGCTGATCGGCGCTATCACGCGCTCGCCTTTCTCTTCGTCACCATGGTTCTGATGATCAACATCTATGCCTTGGTGAACAGCCTCATCCTGACCAATCTCAAGGTGACCCATCAATCGCAGGTGATGTTCTGGACCTCACGCGTGATGGAAGTCTGGGGCGCGTTCGTCATTTGGGGACTGACCGTGCGCTGCGGTCTGACGCGGCACGATATGGGCATCCGGATGGGGAATCTCTGGAAATCGATCGGCATGGGACTCGCCATCAGCGCCGTCGCCCTGGCCGCCATGGCCTATTTCCGCATCATGCTCTATCCGGAGCTTCAGGGAACGCCGATCCTCGACCCCAAGCTTGTGACGATCACCGTCTACACCTACATCGTCGTCGCACCGCTCCAGGAATGGATCTGCCGCGGGGTGCTGCTGACGGCGATTGCCGATCTGATGCCGGGCAAGACCCGCCCGATGTCGGCGATCGTGATCACCTCGCTGATCTTCTCCACACTGCACCTGCACTATTCGCAGTCGCTCGCCGTCGTCGCCCTCGTCTCCGGCATCGTCTGGGGCTGGCTGCACCTGAAGTATCGCAACCTCGCCGGCCCCATCGTCTCGCACTTCATCCTGGGCAATGCCGCGACGCTGATGGGGGTCTGGTCGATCTGGGAGCGCGGCTGA